A region of Triplophysa rosa linkage group LG16, Trosa_1v2, whole genome shotgun sequence DNA encodes the following proteins:
- the khdrbs1b gene encoding KH domain-containing, RNA-binding, signal transduction-associated protein 1b: protein METESKYLPQLLAERDSLDSSFTHATKLISAEIERVQKGDTEKDTENYLDLFTTKNIKLKERVLIPVKQYPKFNFVGKILGPQGNTIKRLQEETGAKISVLGKGSMRDKTKEDGLRKSGEPKYAHLSMELHVFLEVFAPVPEAYLRMAHAMEEIKKFLFPDMMDDICQEQFMEMKYLNGGQEHGARGRGGPPVRGRGAPPPSGPPRGRGMPPRGAARGGPPRGGAVRGAPAGRGGPPTQSPRGAAATRARPPAPAGQRMPPPPPPHPPAQETYEEYSYDENYTEPAYESYESYYTQPQAEPEYYDYGHGEPQEGYESYAQDDWNGTQRTSTTTGGKAPAQRQTKPGYREHPYGRY from the exons ATGGAGACCGAGAGTAAATATCTCCCTCAGCTGCTGGCGGAGCGCGACAGCCTGGACTCATCGTTCACACACGCCACGAAACTTATCTCGGCAG AAATCGAGAGGGTCCAGAAAGGCGACACGGAGAAAGATACAGAAAACTACCTGGACCTCTtcacaacaaaaaacatcaaactGAAGGAAAGGGTCCTCATACCCGTCAAACAGTACCCTAAG TTTAACTTTGTGGGGAAGATCCTTGGACCGCAGGGGAACACAATCAAGAGACTGCAGGAGGAGACGGGTGCTAAGATCTCGGTTCTTGGGAAGGGATCCATGAGGGACAAAACTAAG GAGGACGGTTTGAGGAAAAGTGGAGAGCCGAAGTACGCACATCTGTCCATGGAGCTTCATGTGTTCCTCGAGGTCTTTGCTCCTGTTCCCGAGGCATATCTGCGCATGGCACACGCTATGGAAGAGATCAAGAAGTTTCTGTTTCCT GACATGATGGATGATATTTGCCAAGAGCAGTTTATGGagatgaaatatttaaatggaGGTCAGGAGCATGGAGCCAGAGGCCGCGGAGGACCCCCCGTCAGAGGCCGTGGAGCCCCCCCTCCTTCAGGACCACCTAG GGGTCGTGGTATGCCCCCGCGAGGAGCGGCTCGTGGTGGACCCCCTCGAGGAGGAGCTGTAAGGGGGGCTCCAGCAGGAAGAGGCGGGCCTCCGACACAGTCTCCAAGAGGAGCAGCTGCCACACGTGCCCGTCCACCTGCCCCTGCAGGACAGAGGATGCCCCCTCCGCCACCCCCACATCCTCCAGCCCAAGAGACATACGAAGAATAT TCCTATGATGAGAACTACACAGAGCCAGCATATGAATCCTATGAGAGCTACTACACTCAACCACAGGC AGAACCAGAATACTACGACTATGGGCATGGAGAGCCACAGGAGGGGTACGAAAGCTACG CTCAGGATGACTGGAACGGAACACAGCGCACTTCTACCACCACTGGTGGGAAAGCTCCTGCTCAAAGACAGACTAAGCCCGGATACAGAGAGCACCCCTATGGACGATACTAA